One genomic region from Homalodisca vitripennis isolate AUS2020 chromosome 6, UT_GWSS_2.1, whole genome shotgun sequence encodes:
- the LOC124364271 gene encoding uncharacterized protein LOC124364271 — protein sequence MVLNEKCLVELHLATLSVTADQLTEVLQLAPNLKLLRHYQLVSALYKLHSETWKSGGSLSKYKLANLDADFSHVVRCRMSPQAVLPGDAMRLATLLCPDVSSVRVRIDCSTPHDILNPLTTIRKLKELSVVCVTSGERCNLDFSDISPVLEAHGETSLVSLELKVIEEVESHQVVSLCPQLETLVLSGCGYVCPSTCGSFMCANKPSYLRRLRLLFYADGDDFSWTHNVPQCFWKAVLSTNSSKKSRLMGIFLESPRMTETTALELWPSSRTALYPELGVASFFRYSELTLDNIKNLTSRAPLRYLRASDCERIHPKRLRQMCSAPDLVICTS from the exons ATGGTCCTGAACGAGAAGTGCCTGGTGGAACTGCATTTGGCAACACTGTCTGTAACAGCTGATCAGCTGACTGAGGTGCTCCAGCTGGCACCTAACCTCAAACTGCTCAGGCACTATCAGCTAGTATCTGCTCTCTACAAGCTGCACAGCGAAACCTGGAAATCTGGAGGCTCTTTGTCTAAGTACAAACTGGCCAATCTGGACGCCGACTTCTCTCACGTA GTAAGATGCCGCATGTCTCCACAAGCCGTGCTGCCCGGAGACGCTATGAGACTCGCCACCCTGCTGTGTCCGGACGTGTCCTCAGTGCGGGTCCGCATCGACTGCTCGACCCCGCACGACATCCTCAACCCCCTCACCACTATCAGGAAGTTGAAGGAGCTCAGTGTCGTCTGTGTCACCAGTGGAGAGAGGTGCAACCTGGACTTCTCTGACATCAGTCCCGTCCTAGAGGCACATGGGGAGACTTCACTCGTCTCTCTCGAGCTGAAG GTGATAGAGGAGGTGGAGAGCCACCAGGTGGTTTCACTGTGCCCACAGTTGGAAACCCTGGTGCTCAGCGGCTGCGGCTATGTCTGCCCCTCTACCTGTGGTAGCTTCATGTGTGCCAACAAGCCCTCCTATTTGAGACGCCTACGCCTGCTCTTCTATGCGGACGGGGACGACTTCAGTTGGACCCACAACGTCCCGCAGTGCTTCTGGAAGGCTGTCCTTTCAACGA ATTCGTCCAAGAAGTCCCGGCTGATGGGCATCTTCCTAGAGTCGCCCCGGATGACAGAGACCACAGCTCTGGAGCTCTGGCCGAGCTCTCGCACCGCGCTGTATCCCGAGCTCGGAGTGGCCAGCTTCTTCCGGTACAGCGAGCTCACCCTCGACAACATCAAGAACCTCACATCCCGAGCTCCTCTCCGGTATCTGAGAGCTTCTGACTGTGAGAGGATACACCCAAAGAGACTCAGGCAGATGTGTTCTGCTCCAGATCTTGTTATCTGTacttcttaa